The window CACGTTATGCACAGCCCCATGGTTTCATGCAAAAGCTGTCCCCAGCGGTTCTCTGGGGCCTTCTCCTCCCCATCATCTGCACACCATGGTCCTCACTGCTGCCCCGGAGTGCCATCAAAGAACTGCTTCAGCAGCTGTATTTGGTCTCTAAAACCTCCAGGTTCCAAGTGGAAAGCCGAGCTAGACATCCAGCAAGCTGAGGGGCTCATTTTCCACGTGGTTTGAAGACTTACTGATATACCATGGCTTACTGATACCACAGACTGAGCTGGGTGTCCATGGCTTAAGATCGTGTTAAGATGATCTTGATTTTAAGAGAAAGATGAAGACTCAGAGATCAGCTTGATTACCAGATCACCTCGCCTGATAGCATGCCAAAAAAGCTAATAGCCCAGATGACTTCCTATGGTACTGCGGTCTTTCCAAATAGACCTAACTGAGATTAAAATGATGTCATGAGAATTTGTacatactttgaaaaaaaaggtaaatctACCTCCACATTTGGTTTTCAGTACCTCCAGCCACCCATCCTCATGAGAAGACAACACCCATCACAAAACCCTCAGCATCCATTTGCAGCGCTGCTTTAAAAACGTCTGTTTTATAATTTCCAACCCGGTGGATTGCAATAAAATCAGACGCTGTTTACTTTAACATAAAAGTAATACATTAGTAATTGCTTTTTGATACGTTATGCGTGGACGTTGCACAGAATGATATCTGCCTTCCATCCAGCAAGTCAGTGCCTTCTGGGATAGCCATCTAGCTCTGAAACATGACATTTCCTGCAGAATACACAATCTGCACATGCATAATGTCAGTGCATTAGATCCAGcagcactggaacgggctgcccagacaggttgtggagtctccttcgATGGAGATATTTACGACTCACCTGGATGCCTGCCTGTGCGACCtgttgtagggtacctgctttagcagggggttggactcaatgatctcttgaggtcccttccaacccctgccgttctgtgattctgtgatttttctctgcGAGGCTGAGAGGCTGTGTTTGGCAAACCTGAAGGGAAAGCATGACTGCAGTTTCTCTACTTCTTATGAATATACACAAAAGAACCCAATCTACAGAGGAGCTGTTTTAGTGATTTCCAAATTCAttgattaaatatatatatatatatagcagcAAAGGAATCTGAATGACAGAGTGAGGGAAAAATGCAGCACCACATGAACAGAAATAACCCCAGAAGCAGTCCTTGCCCTGCAGCGAAATCGCCCCTTTGCCCCAGGCAGCAAGTGGCCGCAGCGCTGACCTCGCTTGTGGTTAATAATAAATGGCtgtcagccccacagctccggCCCCTCCGTCACGCCTTCTGCCAGGGCTGCCCCGGCACGGCTCCAGAGCCCACCCAGCCTTGTACAAGCGACGGCACCCGGAGGTAAGAGGCACAccaggcagtgctgcaccaAGGCGGGTGCGCGGGGCGATGGTGAGGGGAGGCGAGCAGGGCCGGTctggaggagggaggaaggccACTCTGCGTGAGAGCTGTGCAAAACCTCTGCTAGGAGCGTGCACAGGTTTGCTGCGGGGCCTAAAGTCAGCCAGGTCTCGCTGCTAGGCTTGCCAAGCTTCAAAACCCTCAGCCGGCTGGCCGCCTTTCCAGCCGACGCCGTCTGATTCCTCTCAGGTTGCAGGTGGGGACGGCTGGTTTGTATCCACAGCCCAGCACGGCTTGGGCACTCCTGGCTGCTGAGCTCCAGAGTACAGGGGTTTGTTAAAATTCAGAGCACTGCTTGAGCAGCCCAACTGATCCGCTGTGTAACCTTTGTGGCTCAATGAATGGATTCCAAAGCTGACTTTGCCCCAGAGAGCGAGGGGTGTGTACACACCCTCAGCGAGAGCAGAGCATTTACATGAACTTCTCAGGCTGTGACCTTAGCACTGCACAAGCAGGGGCTGTAAGCATGAAGCAAAGCTTGTGCCACATCCATGCAACAACAGGATTTCATAAACTTTGTTTGGACTTTTGTCttaaaaaatggattttcaatgcaggaaaaaaaaaaaaaaaatctcctggTTTTGGTTGGGTGTGTATTGTGTGTCATGATGATGTATGGCTTGATGGTCTGGGAGATGTCCCACAGAATCAGCCCGTCTCTCCCTGTTACACAGCCCAAACTGCTCTATATAGCTGAAGCCTTTAGATTCTGAAAAGACAAATCAAAACAGAATGCATTTGCTGGGTGTACTATGCTTCGGTGGCTGCAATGCCACACATTGTGCAGAGATCAGAGCCACGTTCTGCTAAGTGTAACACAAACACAGTAGTGTACGCTAATTAATTTCCTATCTAAATTAACAACAGGTACAAAGGactgaagaaataaatcctTTCCTCACTGTTAAGGGGTGAGGAATAGGAAGGCTTGAGAGATATGGCCAAATGCCCAGCAAAAATACGTATAGCAGCCTGGAGTTGAGCGAGACTGCCCTGGGGCCCAGACCACACCAGCCTCTTAACATTTGCAactctctcctcctctttctctgtcctgaaatgaatttaattaaagTGAATAGGAGTTGCTAAGAGACGAGAGGAGTTCTGGAGTTCTCGCTGGGGCTGAATTGTGCCTCTGCTTCCAACACTTCATGCTAAAAAAGATGATGTAACATGAGCATACATAAAGCACTGCTGGCTCTaggcagagctgctcttccCTCCTTACAGTTACAATCTGGCTTTCTAgtcctcagcttttctttattttagagAACTGCTTGTTTCCTCTGAGACACCAGCAAAAAATAGGTATATTTCTTTGTAGTATACCTACAGTTTTATCCTTCTGATCTTTTGGGTTGGAGgtcacagcagctcagcctgcaaTTTGTCATGAACAAGTAGGAAGGAACAAGTATTCTTGAAATCAAAATAGGAACTTTGGAAGTCTTTCTACTTTGTTACTCTTCatccttttctttgctctgcCTCGATTTCAGCATCAGCAGTGGGCTAGGAGAACTCTCTCAACTCTATTTCTTCAGTTTAACATTTTGATTTGGCACGGCAGCTCATGCTTGAAACACAAGAATTTTGCAGGCAGTCTGCTGGGCAAGCCCAGGATTGTTCACTTTCCAAGATCAGGGCGAGAGACGGCAGATTTAACTTCACATGGTCACACCATTGCTAAATTACTACTTCCATTGTTACCTGACTTTTGTAATCTTAGGACCTTCTTAGGAGCTTAGGATCTTCTGTACAAGATGATTGCAAAGATCAGCTGTAGACTGGCAAGACGCGTGTCCACTGAGGCACACAGGACCACGCAGGTGAGAAGATTTCTGCATGGTGAGTAGTGTATTCCAAGACAGTCCCTGAGCGGAAAGCATCTTCCTCATGTGAACACAGCAGGGACTTTGCTGGCAGTGTTTTGggagcaaagcaaagagcagcttTTTCAGCTTTCAGGAGGGTACTTCAGGTCCTAAATGCACAGGAAATTTCCGTTGTTTGATAATAGCACTAAAAATAGGTGACATTTTGATGCACAACTGTCTTACTATACATTTAGTCTCGGTGTACTTGTGTTTGCactcttttaaaatacagcattattCAGGCACGATTACAGTGCTCAGTTCATTCACAGCAACATCAATTTAAAGTGATATTAAAGTAGTATTATTGGAGCAAGTAGCAACACAGCTGTAATAATGGTGGGAGAGTAACATTCAGATCACGAAGAGGAtcattatttatattaattatggtgatttttttttatagctcaATCACATAAAACACAGTTTTAGTCTTCATGAAGTTACTTGCAAACCCACTcaaaagaagagctgaagagaGGAATGCATTTATTGTGATGATGACAAATTGCCTTTTATAAAATAGCTCAGTAGTCACTGCAAATACCCCTGCAAATAATTGTCTTCTTTACGTTTATCTCCAGGTGCTTATTTCAGGATTCAGCCCTCCATACAGGAAGCCCTGGTGGAGGGGAGACCTGTCGTAGCCTTGGAGAGCACCATCATTACACATGGCATGGCCTATCCTCAGAATCTGAGGTTGTGGGTTTATGTTCCTTGTTCAACAAAGTTGTAAGAACAAAGTGAGGGGAAATGTGAGGTTGCTAGGGATACAGAATTTGAGCTCTGGTGTAAGAAAGTTGTATTTGGACTTCTGAGTAGAGCAGAACCGTAGGACACACATATTCATACCTATTTATCTCCTTACCCAACACCTTACATTTCCAGCTTCTTTTGAAATGTGGCAGCAGATAATGTCATCATTTGCTCAAAGACAGAGATGCTAGGATTAATGACTGCACAATGACAGACACTGAAAACTCCCCTGTAGTTTCTTCTGGTATACCTTTTGTGATACAAAAAGGATTGGAACACAACAGTGAAATCTGTTCATTGGCACcactcagagcagctgctgtgagaaCTGATGGTCCCTCTCAGTGCCTTCTGTGCCctatgcaggaaaaaataaacacctcTACCCTTTATTTATTCACATCCTgtagatttgttttttttttttttactgggtGACAGTGCCAGAAACCACAGCAATCTGCACAGTCATCTGCTAACAGTCTCTTCTCCATCCTATAGCTTCTACATATATAGGAGGATTTTCATATTGATTCTCCATCTTGCTTTTTACCTTGCCATTAATTTGCCTGGCACTGCAACTTACAATGAATCTCTAACAAATCATTTTTTGGAATAGATAGTTTTAGCAGTTGAAGATTGCCTAACATATGTAAAGATAGCTGCTAAAAAAAGATAGAATATCCCACAAATGATCGAGTATAAAGCCTGCAAAGCTTAGAAAGGCCTAGTTTTTAACCTTAGAATATCCTCAACTTGCAGCTTTTCAACACTGTTGGTACCCTGTATCTAACTGTCTATACTGTGAAAAATATATCCCAGTCATTTGTGTAGGAGTTGAATTATCTGGGGTTTCTGTGAAGATTTGTGATCTCAGAAATAACAAGTATTAGGTACAGAAAGGTTCTAATTTGAGAATATCCCTGCTATTCAGTAGTGTATTGTACAATTAGGTTTGTCTGTAATCCAGGCTATTTTACAGCTCCTGCCTCAGAAATGAAGCATAAAGCCTGTCCATAGCTGTCCTTAAAACAGGAGCTCTGAGTagttctgcactgctgccaaATCAGGTGTGAAGTTCTGCCATTAGGAAGATACAGAAGCAGAACTGGACTTAGCTGAAATCCAAAGAAGTGTACAAAACTGGAAACTGGGAATGCCAGCCATGAGCCTTGGCAGGTTTCTTGTCTGATTGTTTGCCTCACTAATTTTGTGATTGTTGTCCTGTCTGTCTTCTTCTAGCATGGCCAGAGAGGTAGAAAAAATTGTAATGAGAAATGGAGCAGTGCCAGCCACTATAGGTATTTTGAAGGGTCAAATCCACGTGGGACTCACAGATGAGGAACTTCAGTTCTTGGCAAGCAGTAAAAATGTAGTTAAAGTGTCTCGGAGGGATCTTCCTTATGTCCTCAGCCAGGTATGGTATGCAGACTTTCTACTATGGTGTTTTCAATACAGCAACAGGTTGGTCTCCAGCTTCAAGCCAGTAGCTTTAAGCCTCGCTGAGATACCACACGTATCAGAGTCAAAATATATCTGAGTCAGGGAATAGCAGACCTGAAATAGGGCTCTTGAAAAGTCACTCAGGATTGGCTGGCTAAGTGAAGAATATTCATATTGGCATGATAAGGCATCATCATGTTACAAATGAACTATGTGACAGCAAGCCACCCCAAAGTATGCACATAGTGCTAATGGTCACGTTAGCTGCCCAAGAGCCCTTCTGGTTAGAAAGCCCTGGAGAACGAAGGCCTTTGCTATTAACAGAGCAAGAACAGCTTATGTAGCAGGAATGATGAATCCTCTGCCTTTTTGCAAAGAATATTTGTGTCAGAATTTCACTTGACTGTGTCAACAGGCTGTTGAGACACTGCTGTTTGTCAAAATGcaaccacagctgcctgcatgtGGCATTCTCTGAGTCACACTGGGGGCTGCCTGTGACCTGCTGTCTCATACAGGGCTTGTCTGGTGGAACTACCGTGTCTGGAACAATGATTGCAGCACACAAAGCAGGAATCCCTGTGTTTGTGACAGGAGGCATTGGAGGTGTCCATCGGGGAGGAGAGAACAGTAAGAAAATTAATACATACTACATTCATCTGTGAGCTGAGGAGGAGGTGGGTCTCACCACAGATGAGGTTTATGTCCTACTCTATGTTGCTCTCTGGAAAACTGGGATGTGGCACAGCTTCGGCAGTGTAAAATGTGACCTTTAAGTACATACTTTCCTTTTAGCTATATATACTCCTAGTATAATGTAAACACACCACTCTGCTGAGTGCTATCTCTTTCTGACGTAAATTCCAGACTGGGGGTTTCCAGAGGTCAGTAAAGCTTCTGTGGTGTTTCTCTGCCAGTTGTGTCAACATTGAAATCAAAATCTTATATTCCATCTTCATGAgctttgtcctttcttttttccaaccAAATTTTTGCATGCTATTTACTGACATGAACCAGCAGCTGACACAGTCAGTGCAAGGCTGCACCTCTGCCCTAAATCAAGtgacttctttgttttcagtcttaCAACCTTAGCATCTAAAAGCATGCTTTTAAACTGTAATATTTGTGCGTGGAACAAAATGTTTACAAAAGGAGGCAGATATGGCTTTTTAAGAGGGCAGATCACATCAGCTTGAGGTGCAACACTATCACAAACAACAGCTGCTTGTCCCTTGACAGCTCTGGATGTGAGTGCTGACTTGACAGAGCTAGGACGAACTCCAGTTGCTGTTGTATCTGCAGGAGTCAAGTCTATCCTTGATATTGGCAGGACACTGGAGTATCTGGTAGGTATCATGGCTGAGCATGAAAGCAGATGATTATGTACTCAGTGTACTGCATCCAAAAGGGCTAAGTGGGCCCAGTGATGTTGGGGCAGTTACTAAGCCTAAGATTTTGACAAATAACTATTTAGAGGATGTGAGGCCCATCTCTTCAGTTGTCTAGTCCTGGGGCTATGTGGGCACTGGGCTGCCCCCTAGCATCATCCTGTCTGTGCCCCAGAGGCTGTTCCAGCAACTGCTCCAACTGAGCCAAAGGCAGCTCAAGCCACAGCCTCTTGTCCGGGCTCAGACTCACTCACTTTTCTGACTACTGGGAGAATGCTCCCATACTGATGGATCAGGCAAGCTAGATCCATCAAACACTAAAATAAAGCCATAATTTAATTGGGAAACAATATGATTTTTAGCAGAGTCCATTTTTAAGGTTTGTTATACTGGAAACCACCAGGGTCAGCACTTCAGGTGACAGCCAGAGTCAATACTTTCCAATCACAAATAGAACTCATTTAAATTCCTGTCAGCTCATGGCATAACTTCAGGTCACAGCTTGTTACCTTGGACTCAGCATTGTGTTAGTGACAGCTGCCCTGCTTTTGATCAGCTCCGAGCAAAGGACGCGTGTGTCTCGTATGTTTCAATATGCCAGATTCTGTCTGACTAGTTACCATGCCTGgctctttgctttgaaaaatgttgGTGACGGAACAGAATAGAATGGGATGCATTAAACGtacaaaaataatcaaaccCTGTgctaattctgtgattctaaagaAAGACAGTTTCTAGCTGGTTAGAAGTCTTATCTCTTTGTGGGtcccctttctcttccctgaTTACATCACCTCCATTACTACAGGAAACTCAGGGGGTCTGTGTGGCTGCCTTTGGAGAGTCAAGGATGTTCCCAGCCTTCTTCTCAAGCCAGAGTGGCTTCCAGGCACCGTATCGTGTCCAGGACGAAGAGGAGGCAGCTAAACTTATAGGTGTGTTTCAGCACGGAAAGGCTCATGTAGGCCCTGGAACAGAGGGTCAAAAAGTGGAgtcattttttgttatttgcttgttgttgttgttgttgttgttgttgtttttaagaaaatctttgCTGCTTATTGTACAAACAGCCTCAAAAGTAATAGGAGGATATAAACCGCTTGCTAGCTGGACAAGAACCTGTCCTTGGTTGAGCTAAGAACAGAAGCTCCAGCACTGTGGGTTCACACACCCTGCACCCACTCTCTGTCCTTCAGCATTCAGTTTGTCCAAAGAGAACCTCTAACGATCTGCCTGTCCTCTCCCAGCCAGCACTCTGGGGCTAGGCCTGAGCAGCGGCGTGCTGATAGCAGTGCCCTGTCCCCAGGAGCAAGCTGCCCCGGGCCAGCTTATTGAAGATGCCATCCAGCAAGCTCTCAGCGAAGCCAGGTGAGAAGCAACCTAGGCCCTAACCTCTATTCACTCcatgattcatagaatcatagaattgctaaggttggaaaagacccacaggatcatccagtccaaccattcgcctttcaccaatggttctcgctaaaccatgtccctcaacacaacatccaaacgctctttgaacaccaccaggctcggtgactccaccacctctctgggcagcccattcaaTTCATGGTTGTGGGGAAATAAGTGACTTCAGGGACATTGCTGGAGGGGTTGTAGCACAGCTTAACCTTGGATGTGGATGAGCCCACAAGGCTTTCACCATGGTTTTATCTAGCCTGAAGCTTGTTTACAGGACTTTTTATGCTATGCCGTTATGGCAATAAATTAATCTGCTCGCAGCAGAGCTTCTGCTCTGATGCCATTTCAGCTCAGTTTGTCTCAGTAATATTCTTTACATTTGCAGGTCCAAAGGGATTACAGGCAAAGAACTGACCCCTTTTTTGTTACAGAAGATCAATGAATTAACCAACGGGAAATCACTGGACTCCAGTATCCTTTTACTAAATGGAGTGAATAAAGGAGTAGTGTACTTCCTATCTCCTCCAATGATGTTTGCTGAAAAATGCTGCCATTTTACTGACAGTTTACCAAGGGGCAAACGCTTCATTACCTACAAACAGATGAAAGCTCAGTAACTGCATCCTGATTTTTCAGTAGCACCCTTACTGTCCTCCTCCGCTTTCACATTAAAACTTAGATGCCAACACAGATAGTCAAAGAGATCCCTCACATCTGATTCCTGAGCTTGCCTGCTGTGTGATGAAGTCTCAGGACACTGTTGCCCATAGTGGGGTTGTACACTGGAAGATACCTGGGCTTCCCAGAGCACTGAGAAACTTGGAAGAAACATACTCCTGCGTAGCATGAATCCTCTTGAACAGGCAAGAGGAAGACAGATCTACTGGCTAGGATACTGGTGTAGGGTCTGGTAAAGACAGATTCAACCCCAGGCTCTGCTACCAGTTCCCTGGGAGACCTCACGGCTGGCAGACTGGTTTGAGAATATTGGAGTTGTATGATGCCACAAAATGGGGCTTTCAAAGCCTCTGATACTCTGCTCCCAGTGGAATTAACGAAAATTGGGCATGGAGAGACTTGGCAAAAATCTCAGTAGGCATCCAATACTGGAAAGGTGGCCAAGATCCTCAAAGGTTGTTAGACTCTTAGCTCCAGTTTAGGCACTTCACCTCATCAGAGGTCTTTTCTTATATTCCCTGTCTGTAAAATGAAGATGTTAACTTTACTCTCCATGGGCACAGAAGGCGGCAAATACTTAAAACTTCAGTGTGCTTATATAGTACTGTAACCCAGCATACCCGTTCCACTGGATTTTGGCCTCTGGGAATCAAATCTACCAAGTCTCACAGCATGCATTTCCTGCTTTCTCCCTCCAGGCAGTTTCTACTTAGGCTTCTGTTGGGCCAGTCCTGctgatattttctcttttcctcaaaAAATGTCATACAGACCTTGCTCTGATCCAAAACAATGCCAGAGTGGGCAGTGGCATTGCAGTGGCCCTGAGCAAACTACAGAAAGCCACGAGGAAGGGGAGCTTGCCTCGCAGAGGGGACACAACCCTGCCTCAGCCAGTGAGTCCCCTGCTGTCCTCCACATAACGCCTTTCTActgacagcactgaaaacagttttttatCTATTTCCAAAAGTATAAGGTGACTCAGCCAGAGACCAGTTGTTCTCATTTATGCTGGCAGACATTctctctttaattttctttattattcaCCGCTAAATATTCTCTCCCTTTCTATTTACAGAGGATGAGCTGTGACAACGGCCTAATCCCATTAAATCTTAGACTATCGAATCCACTAAAACTTTCATCACTTTTTCACCTTTTATTGTGACCTTATGTACAACTTCAACTCTGTTTCTCTCGGTGCCAGGGAATTTATGTGACTGCAAGAGTAGACTTGGAAGAGGGTGTTGGCAGAGGATATTTTGAGCTGCTGAGTCACACACATTTTATAAATATCTCCTTTCTTTGGCCTCCTTCTCATGACTGCCAAAATTACAAGATGTGCTGCTTATCCCAAATATGATCCATTATAACTCTAATACCCCATTCACGATCTTAGATTTCATGCGTGCTACGTGATTTACAGCAAATCTATTCTAGGTAGTCTTTAGAGAGCTTAAAAGTTTCTAAAACCCATTTGCAGTGGGATTTGTCAACATAAAAAAGGGCAGTGACTCCAGAGGCAGTAACCTGGCATTTGatagaatgaggaaaaaagaatcttATGTCCCCAAAGAATCTGGAAACTTTCTGTttgtggagctgtgctgctttttctggcttTGTGGGCCAGTAAGACAATGATCCATAAAGTTTCACTGGTTGGGGTAACTTCTGGGAGCTTGCAAGACATGACTGTGTTTTTCTGGCTGTTTTTATCCATTTCCTCCCTATCCATTTTTCCTCTCACTTCTGTTAGACAGCTCTGCTTGAATCTTTCTGGGGGTTAGTACGTCAAAAATTGTTATACGCTGTGACCACTCAATGAAACTGCCAACACCCCTGTATGTTCTCCATAACGTCCTGCCTGTCATGCTGGGGCTGCATATCAGCGGGCATAATTCAGAAAACAACGCTGAGGAGAGATTTCCATTCATCCAGACTGGAAGTGCACAGGCCTGCATCTAGCCAGCCAAAAAAAGCACAGGCCTTCACTCTGTAAATCAGATGGCTTTTCAAGagggtggaaaaaaagcaaaggaaaattgGAACTTTTCCCTTAAATCCTTCCAACCACTTTCtacctctttcttccttttaaaggTGGTGATTGGAGGTACCAACGTTGACTTTATAGCCAAGGCGCAGAACTCTGTCATCCTGGTATAGTATCTATAGTAGCTTGCTTATCACCGCTGCCATTTCCAGCTAGTTTTACAGGATTGCCAAACCAAAGAAGGGCGGTGGGGAGAAGATGGTGTCAGTGCATGTTACCTTTGTGTCTGTATGAACACACATGCGCACACACAGGAAGTGTAGTGATGTGTATTTGGTGTGTTGTCTAGGTGGATACACACACGTTGATCTGCTCTGTTCATGTGCCGAGAGTCACTGCCTCTCAAGGAACAGAGCGACATATCATCCTTAACATCTCCACGTATCACTCTGGCCTCAACAGGTACCTCAGCGCAGTTCCTTGATGCCAAAAACCCAGAGCTGTTTTAGTAGAAGAGCTGCCCAGGTCACTCACAAAGTGCATATGCAAAGAGCTAGAAGCAATGGATGAAAACCCTCACTATGCTAACCTATGTGTAATTCAAGATTAGATCCTATAGTGAGGAAATCCCCAGGTAAGAGCCAGTCCTGGCTGCCTCAGGCTGTCTTAGCAGCCTGAATAGGAGCCAGACGACATGCAAAGTATCCAGAGTGGTAAGAAGCCTTTGAGAAAAGTAGCAGTTATAGCTAAATGAGAGCCATCTTCCTCAATCATAAGAAATTTAagtcataaaaagaaaagaaaaaaaaaagattgctttaaaaacatagGCACTTTAA of the Gallus gallus isolate bGalGal1 chromosome 1, bGalGal1.mat.broiler.GRCg7b, whole genome shotgun sequence genome contains:
- the LOC418114 gene encoding pseudouridine-metabolizing bifunctional protein C1861.05 isoform X1, coding for MIAKISCRLARRVSTEAHRTTQVRRFLHGAYFRIQPSIQEALVEGRPVVALESTIITHGMAYPQNLSMAREVEKIVMRNGAVPATIGILKGQIHVGLTDEELQFLASSKNVVKVSRRDLPYVLSQGLSGGTTVSGTMIAAHKAGIPVFVTGGIGGVHRGGENTLDVSADLTELGRTPVAVVSAGVKSILDIGRTLEYLETQGVCVAAFGESRMFPAFFSSQSGFQAPYRVQDEEEAAKLIASTLGLGLSSGVLIAVPCPQEQAAPGQLIEDAIQQALSEARSKGITGKELTPFLLQKINELTNGKSLDSNLALIQNNARVGSGIAVALSKLQKATRKGSLPRRGDTTLPQPVVIGGTNVDFIAKAQNSVILGGGQTNAGRVRRTFGGVGRNLADCLSRLGLTPLFLSAVGKDEHSESILHYCHHMDMSAILQLEGKSTATYSAMITSAGELSIGLGDMDIHQQITEQYVSQFKENLCRAPLVCIDGNVPLSTIQYICQLARDHQLAVCYEPTDENKASKPFLSDSWKALTYISPNLQELKAINRTLGNPLPAEAPSRLEDIIKMAAALARPLLSHLCCVVVTLGAHGVLLCGRSLGGSISLRPAPHEQTAAASLCATHYPAIPISREEIVNVSGAGDSLMAGIAAGMLANHDTDTCVRMGLLAARFSLCSYEPISPEISTSTVSQEQVQSKPWPEVKVWKLD
- the LOC418114 gene encoding pseudouridine-5'-phosphate glycosidase isoform X2; translation: MIAKISCRLARRVSTEAHRTTQVRRFLHGAYFRIQPSIQEALVEGRPVVALESTIITHGMAYPQNLSMAREVEKIVMRNGAVPATIGILKGQIHVGLTDEELQFLASSKNVVKVSRRDLPYVLSQGLSGGTTVSGTMIAAHKAGIPVFVTGGIGGVHRGGENTLDVSADLTELGRTPVAVVSAGVKSILDIGRTLEYLETQGVCVAAFGESRMFPAFFSSQSGFQAPYRVQDEEEAAKLIASTLGLGLSSGVLIAVPCPQEQAAPGQLIEDAIQQALSEARSKGITGKELTPFLLQKINELTNGKSLDSNLALIQNNARVGSGIAVALSKLQKATRKGSLPRRGDTTLPQPVVIGGTNVDFIAKAQNSVILGGGQTNAGRVRRTFGGVGRNLADCLSRLGLTPLFLSAVGKDEHSESILHYCHHMDMSAILQLEGKSTATYSAMITSAGELSIGLGDMDIHQQITEQYVSQFKENLCRAPLVCIDGNVPLSTIQYICQLARDHQLAEAPSRLEDIIKMAAALARPLLSHLCCVVVTLGAHGVLLCGRSLGGSISLRPAPHEQTAAASLCATHYPAIPISREEIVNVSGAGDSLMAGIAAGMLANHDTDTCVRMGLLAARFSLCSYEPISPEISTSTVSQEQVQSKPWPEVKVWKLD